The following proteins come from a genomic window of Kocuria palustris:
- a CDS encoding neutral/alkaline non-lysosomal ceramidase C-terminal domain-containing protein, producing the protein MLDGLARAIVDDTEVALGLVPRDESGKALRSLQEADGADLPMPMRAFGDVWTQPVDVTAGQVAHAVFVGANPNDNVRHGGSYLVLERQADGAWQRFRDDQDFDTRFLWEGRLFSRSLVTFEWTVPAGAAGTCRFVYQGDRRTGLRRILPITATSRAFTVR; encoded by the coding sequence ATCCTCGACGGGCTGGCCCGGGCGATCGTCGACGACACGGAGGTGGCCCTGGGCCTCGTGCCGCGGGATGAGTCGGGCAAGGCGCTGCGATCCCTGCAGGAAGCCGACGGCGCGGACCTGCCCATGCCGATGCGGGCCTTCGGCGATGTCTGGACGCAGCCGGTCGACGTCACCGCCGGGCAGGTGGCCCACGCCGTGTTCGTGGGGGCGAACCCGAACGACAACGTCCGCCACGGCGGCTCGTACCTGGTGCTCGAGCGCCAGGCGGACGGCGCCTGGCAGCGCTTCCGCGACGACCAGGACTTCGACACCCGGTTTCTCTGGGAGGGCAGGCTGTTCTCGCGCTCGCTGGTGACCTTCGAGTGGACCGTGCCCGCCGGTGCCGCCGGCACCTGCCGCTTCGTCTACCAGGGCGATCGCCGCACCGGTCTCAGGAGGATCCTGCCGATCACGGCGACCAGCCGGGCCTTCACCGTGCGCTGA
- the pcaH gene encoding protocatechuate 3,4-dioxygenase subunit beta, whose amino-acid sequence MADTPVSSSDAAADSQSVLSAEMGAISESYAASGSVETQPRLDYAPYRSSVLRHPTKDLHHADPETVELWAPAFGPRDVDALESDLTIQDKGEPIGERITISGRVLDGEGRPVRRQLVEIWQANAAGRYIHKRDQHPAPIDPNFTGVGRCLTGDDGSYSFTTIKPGPYPWKNHYNAWRPAHVHFSLFGTEFTQRMVTQMYFPGDPLFALDPIYQAIVDPKARERLVANYDHDLSAHEWSLGYKWDIVLTGTHRTLMEEDTDV is encoded by the coding sequence ATGGCGGACACCCCCGTCTCGTCCTCGGACGCGGCAGCGGATTCCCAGTCGGTCCTGAGCGCGGAGATGGGCGCGATCTCGGAGAGCTATGCGGCCTCCGGATCCGTCGAGACCCAGCCTCGACTCGACTATGCGCCCTATCGCAGCTCGGTCCTGCGCCACCCCACCAAGGATCTGCATCATGCGGATCCGGAGACCGTCGAGCTGTGGGCCCCGGCCTTCGGCCCCCGCGACGTCGACGCCCTCGAGTCCGACCTCACGATCCAGGACAAGGGCGAGCCCATCGGCGAGCGGATCACGATCAGCGGGCGCGTGCTCGACGGCGAGGGCCGGCCGGTGCGCCGCCAGCTGGTGGAGATCTGGCAGGCCAATGCGGCGGGCCGGTACATCCACAAGCGCGATCAGCACCCGGCTCCGATCGACCCGAACTTCACCGGGGTGGGCCGCTGCCTGACCGGCGACGACGGCTCGTACTCGTTCACCACGATCAAGCCGGGCCCGTACCCGTGGAAGAACCACTACAACGCGTGGCGTCCGGCTCACGTGCACTTCTCGCTGTTCGGCACGGAGTTCACCCAGCGCATGGTGACCCAGATGTACTTCCCGGGCGATCCCCTGTTCGCCCTGGACCCGATCTACCAGGCGATCGTCGACCCCAAGGCGCGCGAGCGCCTGGTGGCGAACTACGACCACGACCTCTCGGCCCACGAGTGGTCGCTGGGCTACAAGTGGGACATCGTGCTCACCGGAACCCACCGCACGCTCATGGAGGAGGACACCGATGTCTGA
- a CDS encoding IclR family transcriptional regulator, producing the protein MANSSSGDSVLVRLDRVLAAFGRDQPRLTSAQIARRTGLPPATAHRLCADLAAAGWLTRGAGGSYSVGTRLWELATRSAPETSLAAAAAPFLHGVQSVLRQHVQLGRIQGDEVLFVQRLSQPGTRPISSAVAGRLPLHLSATGLVLLAGLPEAQRRDHARRVLERGEQLPQGGPEQLAQVLREIRASGHCVQTGNLEPDRTGIAVPVHAADGSVLAGLGVVADRALAPVDPSAVVQALHTAAHGIARAVEGPDHPVE; encoded by the coding sequence ATGGCCAATTCGTCCTCCGGAGACTCCGTGCTCGTGCGCCTCGACCGGGTGCTGGCCGCCTTCGGGCGCGACCAGCCCCGGCTGACCTCCGCGCAGATCGCGCGACGCACGGGGCTGCCTCCGGCCACCGCCCATCGCCTGTGCGCCGATCTGGCGGCAGCCGGCTGGCTGACGCGCGGGGCGGGGGGCTCCTACTCCGTGGGGACCCGGCTGTGGGAGCTGGCCACCCGGTCGGCCCCGGAGACCTCCCTGGCGGCGGCGGCCGCGCCGTTCCTGCACGGCGTCCAGTCGGTGCTGCGACAGCATGTCCAGCTCGGTCGCATCCAGGGCGACGAGGTCCTGTTCGTGCAGAGGCTCTCCCAGCCCGGCACCCGCCCCATCAGCTCCGCGGTGGCGGGGAGGCTGCCGCTGCACCTCTCGGCCACCGGCCTGGTGCTGCTGGCGGGGCTGCCCGAGGCGCAGCGCCGCGACCACGCCCGACGCGTGCTCGAGCGCGGCGAGCAGCTGCCGCAGGGCGGGCCCGAGCAGCTCGCGCAGGTGCTGCGCGAGATCCGCGCGAGCGGCCACTGCGTGCAGACCGGCAATCTGGAGCCGGACCGCACGGGCATCGCCGTGCCCGTCCATGCCGCCGACGGCTCGGTGCTCGCAGGCCTGGGCGTCGTCGCCGATCGGGCCCTGGCCCCCGTGGATCCCTCAGCCGTCGTGCAGGCGCTGCACACGGCCGCTCACGGGATCGCCCGCGCGGTCGAAGGACCGGATCATCCCGTTGAATGA
- a CDS encoding 4-hydroxybenzoate 3-monooxygenase — MSQNPAQPASAAPLLETQVAIAGAGPAGLMLAHLLRREGLETIVIEKRDPETIRATHRAGILEAGTVDMLVDSGVDGRVLTEGHEHEGTSLRFEGRSHHIDFQETVGRSVRLYPQNEVFWDLKEASERDGGTVFWSVDDVAVHDVESDRPGVTFVDAEGAAREIRCRILVGADGSRSVCRKAIPEDVRTDHFTEYPFAWFGILCQAPPSHHELIYTRSESGFALISQRSDDVQRMYFQCDPTEDPDDWSDEQIWARLQECVSGPDGFRLQEGPIIDKTVLPFRSYVCEPLRHGSLVLVGDAGHTVPPTGAKGLNLAFCDVRVLAPALVALLRDGDERPLAGYSGAALERVWKAQNFSYWVTRMLHSSSEDSEFDSRRQLGELHAITDSPYGRAYFADSYTGWQA; from the coding sequence GTGAGCCAGAACCCCGCGCAGCCCGCATCGGCCGCACCCCTCCTCGAGACGCAGGTCGCGATCGCCGGCGCCGGCCCCGCCGGGCTGATGCTCGCGCACCTGCTGCGTCGCGAGGGCCTCGAGACGATCGTGATCGAGAAGCGCGACCCGGAGACGATCCGGGCCACCCACCGCGCCGGGATCCTGGAGGCCGGCACCGTGGACATGTTGGTGGACTCCGGCGTCGACGGCCGAGTGCTCACGGAGGGTCACGAGCATGAGGGCACGTCCCTGCGCTTCGAGGGCCGCAGCCACCACATCGACTTCCAGGAGACGGTCGGGCGCTCCGTGCGGCTCTACCCGCAGAACGAGGTGTTCTGGGACCTCAAGGAGGCCTCCGAGCGCGACGGCGGCACGGTCTTCTGGTCGGTCGACGACGTCGCCGTCCATGACGTCGAGTCGGATCGCCCGGGGGTCACGTTCGTCGATGCCGAGGGCGCGGCGCGCGAGATCCGCTGCCGGATCCTGGTGGGTGCCGACGGCTCCCGCTCGGTGTGCCGCAAGGCGATTCCGGAGGACGTGCGCACGGATCACTTCACCGAATACCCGTTCGCCTGGTTCGGCATCCTGTGCCAGGCGCCGCCGAGCCACCACGAGCTGATCTACACCCGCTCCGAGTCCGGGTTCGCGCTGATCTCCCAGCGCTCGGACGACGTCCAGCGGATGTACTTCCAGTGCGACCCCACGGAGGATCCCGACGACTGGTCGGACGAGCAGATCTGGGCCCGGCTGCAGGAGTGCGTCTCCGGCCCGGACGGCTTCCGCCTGCAGGAGGGGCCGATCATCGACAAGACGGTCCTGCCCTTCCGCTCCTATGTGTGCGAGCCGCTGCGCCACGGCTCCCTCGTGCTCGTGGGCGATGCCGGGCACACGGTCCCCCCGACCGGCGCCAAGGGCCTGAACCTCGCCTTCTGCGACGTCCGCGTCCTGGCCCCGGCCCTCGTGGCCCTGCTGCGCGACGGCGATGAGCGGCCGCTGGCCGGCTACTCGGGGGCGGCGCTGGAGCGCGTGTGGAAGGCGCAGAACTTCTCGTACTGGGTCACCCGCATGCTGCACAGCAGCTCCGAGGACTCCGAGTTCGACTCCCGCCGCCAGCTCGGCGAGCTGCATGCGATCACGGACTCGCCGTACGGCCGGGCGTACTTCGCCGACTCCTACACGGGCTGGCAGGCCTGA
- the pcaG gene encoding protocatechuate 3,4-dioxygenase subunit alpha: protein MSEQLTPTPGQTVGPFYGYALPFDGGENLVDRTHPQAVRLHGVVYDGNGDPVPDSLLEIWQADEHGRISQEPGSLIRDGYTFTGFGRQAVDNVGAYSFTTVAPGPTEPGAAPFIAMTVFARGLLNRLFTRIYLPEDQEALERDPLLSSVPADRRETLIARREQDGSLRFDVRLQGEAETVFLRYPQHAD from the coding sequence ATGTCTGAGCAGCTGACACCCACGCCCGGTCAGACCGTCGGCCCCTTCTACGGCTACGCCCTGCCGTTCGACGGCGGGGAGAACCTGGTGGATCGGACGCATCCCCAGGCCGTGCGCCTGCACGGGGTCGTCTACGACGGCAACGGCGATCCCGTGCCGGACTCTCTGCTGGAGATCTGGCAGGCGGATGAGCACGGGCGGATCTCGCAGGAGCCCGGCTCCCTGATCCGCGACGGCTACACCTTCACGGGCTTCGGCAGGCAGGCCGTGGACAACGTGGGGGCGTACTCGTTCACCACGGTGGCCCCCGGCCCCACGGAGCCCGGGGCGGCCCCGTTCATCGCCATGACGGTCTTCGCCCGCGGTCTGCTCAACCGGCTCTTCACCCGGATCTACCTCCCGGAGGACCAGGAGGCCCTGGAGCGGGACCCGCTGCTGTCCTCGGTGCCGGCGGATCGGCGCGAGACCCTGATCGCCCGCCGCGAGCAGGACGGCTCGCTGCGCTTCGACGTCCGCCTGCAGGGCGAGGCGGAGACCGTGTTCCTGCGCTACCCGCAGCACGCGGACTGA